A stretch of the Malus sylvestris chromosome 10, drMalSylv7.2, whole genome shotgun sequence genome encodes the following:
- the LOC126586754 gene encoding uncharacterized protein LOC126586754 has product MAFLLPNFSPSSPLLQTKTKAKPIHQTLAQTKPSFSFSHLSPLASVQTPTLSEGAQLNTSRVAQDKQQRDDFYVNLGLAVRTLREDIPLIFSKDLNYNIYRDDITFTDPLNTFTGIENYKLIFWALRFHGKILFRDISLEVYRIWQPSENVILIRWNMKGVPRVPWEAKGQFQGTSRYKLDRRGKIYEHKVDNLAFNFPQKLKPAASVLDLVAACPASPNLTFLWGPADAYSSSWLEFYRAVRGTLNRDSYLLPQDGLVS; this is encoded by the exons ATGGCTTTTCTGCTACCAAacttctctccctcctccccactcctccaaaccaaaaccaaagcaaaacCCATTCACCAAACGCTTGCCCAGACAAAACCCAGTTTTTCTTTCTCTCACCTCTCTCCTCTCGCCAGCGTACAGACGCCCACTTTGTCGGAGGGTGCGCAGCTTAACACCTCCAGGGTTGCGCAGGATAAGCAACAAAGGGACGACTTTTATGTCAATCTTGGCCTGGCCGTACGGACGCTTCGTGAAGATATCCCCTTGATTTTTTCCAAGGAccttaattataatatttatag GGATGATATAACATTTACGGATCCTTTGAACACATTTACTGGCATTGAGAATTACAAATTGATCTTCTGGGCTTTGAGATTTCATGGAAAGATTCTGTTCCGCGATATCTCCCTCGAGGTATATAGGATTTGGCAGCCTTCGGAGAATGTGATACTGATTAGATGGAACATGAAGGGTGTTCCTCGGGTTCCATGGGAAGCGAAAGGACAGTTTCAGGGCACCTCGCGGTATAAATTGGATCGAAGGggcaaaatatatgaacataaaGTCGATAACTTGGCGTTTAACTTTCCACAGAAGCTCAAACCAGCTGCATCAGTGTTAGACTTAGTAGCAGCTTGCCCTGCAAGTCCTAACCTGACATTTCTGTGGGGTCCTGCAGATGCGTACTCATCTTCGTGGTTGGAGTTTTATCGAGCAGTGAGGGGGACTTTGAATCGGGATAGTTACTTGCTTCCACAAGATGGTTTGGTCAGCTGA